A region from the Streptomyces lydicus genome encodes:
- a CDS encoding F0F1 ATP synthase subunit epsilon, producing MAELHVELVAADRQVWSGEASLVVARTSSGDIGVMPGHQPLLGVLQSGPVTIRTTGESGDGTVVAAVHGGFISFADNKLSLLAEIAELSDEIDVQRAERALERAKSDADAAAERRADVRLRSVTGVH from the coding sequence GTGGCTGAGCTGCACGTCGAGTTGGTCGCCGCGGACCGTCAGGTCTGGTCCGGCGAGGCCAGCCTGGTCGTCGCGCGCACCTCGTCGGGCGACATCGGCGTCATGCCCGGACACCAGCCGCTGCTCGGCGTGCTGCAGTCGGGCCCGGTGACGATTCGTACGACCGGCGAGAGCGGGGACGGCACCGTCGTCGCCGCGGTGCACGGCGGCTTCATTTCGTTCGCCGACAACAAGCTGTCTCTGCTCGCGGAGATCGCGGAACTGTCGGATGAGATCGATGTCCAGCGCGCGGAGCGGGCTCTGGAGCGAGCGAAGTCGGACGCTGACGCGGCCGCCGAGCGTCGCGCCGATGTCCGGCTGCGTTCGGTGACGGGCGTTCACTGA
- a CDS encoding F0F1 ATP synthase subunit B — MNALVFNMAAEVPENPLFPPIPELVIGLVAFFIVFGILAKKLLPNINKVLEERRKQIEGRMEEAEATKAEAEQVLADYRAQLADARHEAARLRQEAQEQGATLIAEMRAEGQRQREEIIAAGHAQIEADRKQAAHTLRQDVGKLAVDLAGKLVGESLEDHARQSRTIDRFLDDVEAKAASDATKAEAGR; from the coding sequence GTGAACGCCCTGGTCTTCAACATGGCGGCGGAGGTTCCCGAGAACCCCCTGTTCCCGCCGATTCCAGAGCTGGTCATCGGCCTGGTCGCCTTCTTCATCGTCTTCGGCATCCTGGCGAAGAAGCTCCTCCCGAACATCAACAAGGTTCTGGAAGAGCGCAGGAAGCAGATCGAAGGCCGCATGGAGGAAGCCGAGGCGACTAAGGCCGAGGCTGAGCAGGTGCTCGCGGACTACCGGGCACAGCTGGCCGACGCCCGCCACGAGGCCGCGCGTCTGCGCCAGGAGGCGCAGGAGCAGGGCGCGACGCTCATCGCTGAGATGCGCGCCGAGGGCCAGCGGCAGCGCGAGGAGATCATCGCTGCCGGTCACGCCCAGATCGAGGCGGACCGGAAGCAGGCCGCGCACACGCTGCGCCAGGACGTGGGCAAGCTCGCCGTCGACCTGGCCGGCAAGCTCGTCGGGGAGTCCCTCGAGGACCACGCCCGGCAGAGCCGGACCATCGACCGCTTCCTCGACGACGTCGAGGCCAAGGCGGCTTCGGACGCGACGAAGGCTGAGGCCGGACGATGA
- a CDS encoding histidine kinase produces MGAAGPGAVFDGGVTARSPAAPGRPHRLDVLIAGGGLLGGLLLWAMNLHGGPPRLGLPPSLTLVALTMMSVAALMRRTAPMAALALAVPALALDITAGTLVATVLMFTDVVYAAVLYGPANAARRIPPHSVLVTVLAAIALTAAWRDPQVVMVIISIALITIAPAWTGFIIRNHRDAAQAAQLRAEQIALLAEIDRTQAVVGERARMARELHDMVANHLSAIAIHSTAAQSIDDPSATREALGVIRENSVQGLAEMRRLIGLLRDPKTADGDEEPAATPTLDGLDALIDQARTSGGSSGLTFELEDARSPDGPGAGPKPTAPVALAAYRIVQESLTNALKHAAPGEVRVLLAHDRGGALTVAVRSPFADRPGPRAPGSGSGLVGMRERTALLGGAFEAGPESGPAGRVWLVRAALPAAEEEEQR; encoded by the coding sequence ATGGGGGCGGCGGGCCCCGGCGCCGTGTTTGATGGAGGGGTGACCGCCAGATCCCCCGCCGCCCCCGGCCGGCCGCACCGTCTCGACGTGCTCATCGCGGGCGGCGGGCTGCTCGGCGGGCTGCTGCTCTGGGCGATGAATCTGCACGGCGGTCCCCCGCGTCTGGGGCTGCCCCCCTCGCTCACCCTGGTCGCGCTCACCATGATGTCGGTGGCGGCGCTGATGCGCCGTACCGCCCCGATGGCGGCGCTGGCCCTCGCGGTGCCGGCCCTGGCGCTGGACATCACCGCCGGCACCTTGGTCGCCACCGTCCTGATGTTCACGGACGTGGTCTATGCGGCGGTGCTCTACGGACCGGCGAACGCGGCCCGCCGGATCCCGCCGCACTCCGTGCTGGTCACCGTCCTCGCGGCCATCGCGCTCACCGCGGCCTGGCGGGACCCGCAGGTCGTGATGGTCATCATCAGCATCGCGCTGATCACCATCGCCCCGGCCTGGACCGGCTTCATCATCCGTAACCACCGCGACGCCGCGCAGGCCGCACAGCTGCGGGCCGAGCAGATCGCGCTGCTGGCCGAGATCGACCGGACGCAGGCCGTGGTCGGCGAGCGGGCCCGGATGGCACGCGAGCTGCACGACATGGTCGCCAACCATCTGTCCGCCATCGCCATCCACTCCACCGCCGCGCAGTCCATCGACGACCCGTCGGCGACCCGCGAAGCGCTCGGGGTGATCCGTGAGAACAGCGTGCAAGGTCTGGCCGAAATGCGCCGTCTGATCGGGCTGTTGCGGGACCCCAAGACGGCCGACGGGGACGAGGAGCCCGCGGCGACCCCCACGCTCGACGGGCTGGACGCCCTGATCGACCAGGCCCGTACGAGCGGCGGCAGCAGCGGACTGACCTTCGAGCTGGAGGACGCCCGGAGCCCGGACGGGCCCGGGGCCGGGCCGAAGCCGACGGCGCCGGTCGCGCTGGCCGCGTACCGCATCGTCCAGGAGTCACTGACCAACGCGCTCAAGCACGCCGCGCCCGGCGAGGTGCGGGTGCTCCTGGCCCATGACCGCGGCGGGGCGCTGACCGTCGCCGTCCGCAGCCCGTTCGCCGACCGCCCCGGCCCCCGTGCGCCCGGTTCCGGCAGCGGCCTGGTCGGGATGCGCGAGCGGACCGCCCTGCTGGGCGGAGCATTCGAGGCCGGCCCGGAGAGCGGGCCGGCCGGCAGAGTCTGGCTGGTGCGGGCAGCGCTGCCCGCCGCCGAGGAGGAAGAACAACGATGA
- a CDS encoding response regulator: MTGADAQPIRVLVAEDQSAVRAGLVLILRSAPDIEVVGEAEDGEEAVRLARELRPALVLMDIQMPRLDGVSATRQVVAEKLADVLVLTTFDLDEYVFGALRAGAAGFLLKDSDAAALLTAVRTVASGEGLIAPAVTRRLIAEFASPRTPLRRPARDGETPDPAVLDALTPREREVLGCLGRGLSNADIALRLAMAEATVKTHVSRLLAKLDLRSRVQAAVLAQELGVDGP; this comes from the coding sequence ATGACAGGCGCCGACGCGCAGCCGATCCGGGTTCTGGTCGCCGAGGACCAGTCCGCCGTACGGGCCGGGCTGGTCCTCATCCTGCGCTCCGCCCCCGACATCGAGGTGGTCGGGGAGGCCGAGGACGGCGAGGAGGCGGTACGGCTCGCCCGCGAGCTGCGCCCCGCCCTCGTCCTCATGGACATCCAGATGCCCCGCCTCGACGGGGTCTCCGCCACCCGGCAGGTGGTCGCCGAAAAGCTGGCGGACGTGCTGGTGCTGACCACCTTCGACCTGGACGAATACGTCTTCGGGGCGCTGCGGGCGGGAGCGGCGGGCTTTCTCCTCAAGGACAGCGACGCGGCCGCGCTGCTGACCGCGGTGCGCACCGTGGCGTCCGGCGAGGGGCTGATCGCTCCGGCGGTGACCCGGCGGCTGATCGCGGAGTTCGCCAGTCCGCGTACGCCCCTCCGGCGGCCTGCGCGGGACGGTGAGACACCGGATCCGGCGGTCCTGGACGCGCTGACGCCACGCGAGCGGGAGGTGCTGGGGTGCCTGGGGCGGGGGCTCTCGAACGCGGATATCGCACTGCGGCTGGCCATGGCGGAGGCCACCGTGAAGACCCATGTCAGCCGGCTGCTGGCGAAGTTGGACCTGCGCAGCCGGGTGCAAGCGGCCGTACTGGCACAGGAGTTGGGGGTCGACGGGCCGTAG
- the atpA gene encoding F0F1 ATP synthase subunit alpha, protein MAELTIRPEEIRDALENFVQAYKPDAASREEVGTVSEAGDGIAKVEGLPSAMANELLKFEDGTLGLALNLEEREIGAVVLGEFSGIEEGQPVQRTGEVLSVAVGEGYLGRVVDPLGNPIDGLGEIESEDRRALELQAPGVMVRKSVHEPMETGYKAVDSMVPIGRGQRQLIIGDRQTGKTALAVDTIINQRDNWRSGDPKKQVRCIYVAIGQKGSTIASVRGALEEAGALEYTTIVAAPASDPAGFKYLAPYTGSAIGQHWMYQGKHVLIIFDDLSKQADAYRAVSLLLRRPPGREAYPGDVFYLHSRLLERCAKLSDEMGAGSMTGLPIVETKANDVSAFIPTNVISITDGQCFLESDLFNAGQRPALNVGISVSRVGGSAQHKAMKQVSGRLRVDLAQYRELEAFAAFGSDLDAASKQQLERGKRMTELLKQGQYAPYPTEDQVVSVWAGTNGKMDDVPVQDIRRFERELLDHLHREKKDLLTSIVEGGKMSDDTIGAISEAVDGFKRQFETSDGKLLGEDAPAGTSK, encoded by the coding sequence ATGGCGGAGCTCACGATCCGGCCGGAGGAGATCCGGGACGCGCTGGAGAACTTCGTCCAGGCGTACAAGCCGGACGCGGCCTCGCGCGAGGAGGTCGGCACGGTCAGCGAGGCCGGAGACGGCATCGCGAAGGTCGAGGGCCTTCCCTCGGCAATGGCGAACGAGCTGCTCAAGTTCGAGGACGGCACGCTCGGTCTTGCGCTGAACCTGGAAGAGCGCGAGATCGGTGCGGTGGTCCTCGGTGAGTTCAGCGGCATCGAGGAGGGCCAGCCGGTGCAGCGCACCGGTGAGGTGCTCTCGGTCGCCGTGGGCGAGGGCTACCTCGGCCGCGTCGTCGACCCGCTGGGCAACCCGATCGACGGCCTCGGCGAGATCGAGTCCGAGGACCGCCGCGCCCTGGAGCTGCAGGCCCCGGGCGTCATGGTCCGTAAGTCGGTCCACGAGCCGATGGAGACCGGCTACAAGGCCGTCGACTCGATGGTGCCGATCGGCCGTGGCCAGCGTCAGCTGATCATTGGTGACCGCCAGACCGGCAAGACCGCCCTGGCCGTCGACACGATCATCAACCAGCGCGACAACTGGCGCTCGGGCGACCCGAAGAAGCAGGTCCGCTGCATCTACGTCGCCATCGGCCAGAAGGGCTCCACCATCGCGTCCGTGCGCGGTGCGCTGGAGGAGGCCGGCGCCCTGGAGTACACCACCATCGTCGCCGCCCCGGCGTCCGACCCGGCGGGCTTCAAGTACCTGGCGCCCTACACCGGCTCGGCCATCGGCCAGCACTGGATGTACCAGGGCAAGCACGTCCTGATCATCTTCGACGACCTTTCGAAGCAGGCCGACGCCTACCGCGCCGTGTCCCTGCTGCTGCGCCGTCCGCCGGGCCGTGAGGCCTACCCGGGCGACGTCTTCTACCTGCACTCGCGTCTGCTGGAGCGCTGCGCCAAGCTCTCCGACGAGATGGGCGCCGGCTCGATGACCGGTCTCCCGATCGTCGAGACCAAGGCGAACGACGTGTCGGCGTTCATTCCGACCAACGTCATCTCCATCACCGACGGTCAGTGCTTCCTGGAGTCGGACCTCTTCAACGCGGGCCAGCGCCCCGCGCTGAACGTCGGTATCTCGGTCTCCCGTGTCGGTGGCTCGGCCCAGCACAAGGCCATGAAGCAGGTCTCCGGCCGGCTCCGCGTGGACCTCGCCCAGTACCGCGAGCTGGAGGCGTTCGCCGCCTTCGGTTCCGACCTGGACGCGGCCTCCAAGCAGCAGCTGGAGCGCGGCAAGCGGATGACCGAGCTGCTCAAGCAGGGTCAGTACGCCCCGTACCCCACCGAGGACCAGGTCGTCTCCGTCTGGGCCGGCACCAACGGCAAGATGGACGACGTTCCGGTCCAGGACATCCGCCGCTTCGAGCGGGAGCTCCTCGACCACCTGCACCGGGAGAAGAAGGACCTCCTGACCAGCATCGTCGAGGGCGGCAAGATGTCCGACGACACCATCGGTGCGATCTCCGAGGCCGTCGACGGCTTCAAGCGGCAGTTCGAGACCTCGGACGGCAAGCTGCTCGGCGAGGACGCCCCGGCCGGCACCAGCAAGTGA
- a CDS encoding DUF2550 domain-containing protein: MVLALLVSGVVVVLVLLGLFVFGLRRRLIQRSGGTFDCSLRWHVPENETGGKGWIYGVSRYNGDRVEWFRVFSYAPRPRRLLERSAIEVLERRTPQGEEELALLSDSIVLACRHRGTRLELAMSEDALTGFLAWLEAAPPGQRVNVA, encoded by the coding sequence ATGGTCCTCGCTCTGCTTGTGAGCGGCGTGGTCGTGGTACTGGTGCTGCTGGGGCTGTTCGTCTTCGGACTGAGGCGGCGGCTGATCCAGCGGTCCGGTGGCACCTTCGACTGCAGTCTGCGCTGGCACGTGCCGGAGAACGAGACCGGTGGCAAGGGCTGGATCTACGGTGTGTCGCGCTACAACGGCGACCGGGTCGAATGGTTCCGGGTGTTCTCGTACGCGCCCCGCCCGCGCCGTCTCCTGGAGCGCTCCGCCATCGAGGTCCTGGAGCGCCGCACCCCGCAGGGTGAGGAAGAGCTGGCGCTGCTCTCCGACTCCATCGTGCTCGCCTGCCGGCACCGCGGCACCCGCCTGGAACTGGCGATGAGCGAGGACGCGCTCACCGGTTTCCTCGCCTGGCTGGAGGCGGCACCGCCGGGCCAGAGGGTGAACGTGGCCTGA
- the atpE gene encoding ATP synthase F0 subunit C — protein sequence MSAALETVNLAAGLTGNIASVGYGLAAIGPGVGVGIIFGNGTQALARQPEAAGLIRTNQIMGFAFCEALALIGIVMGYAYK from the coding sequence ATGTCCGCTGCCCTCGAGACTGTGAACCTCGCCGCCGGCCTCACCGGCAACATCGCCTCGGTCGGGTACGGCCTCGCGGCCATCGGCCCCGGCGTCGGCGTCGGCATCATCTTCGGTAACGGCACCCAGGCCCTCGCCCGTCAGCCCGAGGCGGCCGGCCTGATCCGCACCAACCAGATCATGGGTTTCGCCTTCTGTGAGGCGCTCGCCCTCATCGGCATCGTCATGGGCTACGCGTACAAGTAA
- a CDS encoding cob(I)yrinic acid a,c-diamide adenosyltransferase — protein MVNLTRIYTRTGDKGTTALGDMSRTAKTDSRISAYADANEANAAIGVALALGSLPEDVAAVLLRVQNDLFDVGADLSTPVVENPEFPPLRVEQSYIDKLEADCDRFLAELEKLRSFILPGGTAGAALLHQACTVVRRAERATWAAFEEHGETMNPLTATYLNRLSDLLFILARTANKEVGDVLWVPGGER, from the coding sequence ATGGTGAATCTGACGCGCATCTACACCCGCACCGGCGACAAGGGCACCACCGCCCTGGGCGATATGAGCCGTACCGCCAAGACGGACTCGCGGATCTCGGCGTACGCGGACGCCAACGAGGCCAACGCGGCGATCGGCGTCGCCCTGGCGCTCGGCTCGCTCCCCGAGGACGTCGCGGCGGTGCTGCTGCGGGTGCAGAACGACCTGTTCGACGTCGGCGCCGACCTGTCGACACCGGTGGTGGAGAACCCGGAATTCCCGCCGCTGCGCGTCGAGCAGAGCTATATCGACAAGCTGGAGGCGGACTGCGACCGCTTCCTGGCGGAGCTGGAGAAGCTGCGCAGCTTCATCCTCCCCGGCGGGACGGCCGGCGCCGCGCTGCTGCACCAGGCGTGCACGGTCGTCCGCCGCGCGGAGCGTGCGACCTGGGCCGCCTTCGAGGAGCACGGCGAGACCATGAACCCGCTGACAGCCACCTACCTCAACCGCCTCTCCGACCTCCTGTTCATCCTGGCCCGTACGGCCAACAAGGAAGTCGGGGACGTGCTGTGGGTGCCCGGCGGAGAGCGCTGA
- a CDS encoding ABC transporter permease codes for MIFGRYARQTLRSKLQMLFGVLMPLLYLLFFGPLLTDLPLSSSGSSWQVLVPGLLLQLALFGASFCGFGIIVEKQYGVVERMRVTPVSRLALLLGRVLRDAALFVFQAALLVLAALAMGLRAPLPGILIGFAFVAVLTVALASLSYALALKVSTPQEFGPVINAVTMPSMLLSGLMLPMALGPKWLDVLSHFMPLRYLVDGVRAAFVGAYASSAVRHGVLVAAAFAILSVTYCTRVFRRSAA; via the coding sequence ATGATCTTCGGGCGCTACGCCCGCCAGACCCTGCGCTCCAAGCTCCAGATGCTCTTCGGCGTGCTGATGCCGCTGCTGTATCTGCTCTTCTTCGGTCCGCTGCTGACCGATCTGCCGCTGTCCTCGTCCGGCAGCTCCTGGCAGGTGCTGGTCCCCGGGCTGCTGCTCCAACTCGCCCTGTTCGGCGCCTCGTTCTGCGGCTTCGGCATCATCGTCGAGAAGCAGTACGGGGTCGTGGAGCGGATGCGGGTGACACCGGTGAGCCGGCTGGCCCTGCTGCTGGGGCGGGTGCTGCGGGACGCCGCGCTGTTCGTCTTCCAGGCGGCGCTGCTGGTGCTGGCCGCGCTGGCCATGGGGCTGCGGGCACCGCTGCCCGGCATCCTCATCGGCTTCGCGTTCGTCGCCGTGCTGACCGTGGCGCTGGCCTCGCTGTCGTACGCGCTGGCGCTGAAGGTCAGCACACCGCAGGAGTTCGGACCGGTCATCAACGCCGTCACCATGCCCTCGATGCTGCTGTCAGGGCTGATGCTGCCGATGGCGCTGGGACCCAAGTGGCTCGATGTGCTGTCGCACTTCATGCCGCTCCGCTATCTCGTGGACGGGGTGCGGGCGGCCTTCGTCGGCGCCTACGCCTCCTCGGCCGTGCGCCACGGCGTGCTGGTGGCGGCCGCCTTCGCCATCCTGTCCGTGACCTACTGCACCCGGGTCTTCCGCAGGTCCGCGGCGTAG
- a CDS encoding F0F1 ATP synthase subunit gamma, with the protein MGAKLRVYKRRIRSVTATKKITKAMEMIAASRVVKAQRQVAASTPYASELTRAVTAVATGSNTQHPLTTEAERPSRAALLLITSDRGLAGGYSSNVLKAGEQLTERLKAEGKEVDAYIVGRKGVSYYSFRERKVVESWTGFTDNPTYADAKAIAAPLIDAVQQDTAEGGVDELHIVFTEFISMMTQTALDDRLLPLSLDKTVAESEESAKGEILPLFEFEPSAEDVLDALLPRYVESRIYNALLQAAASKHAATRRAMKSATDNAEELIKSLSRLANAARQAEITQEISEIVGGASALADATAGSD; encoded by the coding sequence ATGGGAGCCAAGCTCCGGGTCTACAAGCGTCGCATCCGCTCCGTCACCGCGACCAAGAAGATCACCAAGGCGATGGAGATGATCGCCGCCTCGCGCGTCGTCAAGGCGCAGCGCCAGGTGGCGGCGTCGACGCCGTACGCGAGTGAACTGACCCGCGCGGTGACAGCGGTTGCCACGGGCTCGAACACCCAGCACCCGCTGACGACGGAGGCGGAGCGTCCCTCGCGGGCCGCGCTGCTGCTCATCACGAGCGACCGTGGTCTGGCCGGCGGCTACTCCTCCAACGTCCTCAAGGCCGGCGAGCAGCTCACCGAGCGGCTCAAGGCCGAGGGCAAGGAGGTCGACGCCTACATCGTCGGGCGCAAGGGCGTGTCGTACTACAGCTTCCGCGAGCGCAAGGTCGTGGAGTCGTGGACCGGCTTCACCGACAACCCGACGTACGCGGACGCCAAGGCGATCGCCGCACCGCTGATCGACGCTGTCCAGCAGGACACCGCCGAGGGCGGCGTGGACGAACTCCACATCGTCTTCACCGAGTTCATCTCGATGATGACGCAGACGGCGCTCGACGACCGGCTGCTGCCGCTCAGCCTCGACAAGACGGTGGCGGAGTCGGAGGAGTCGGCCAAGGGCGAGATCCTTCCGCTGTTCGAATTCGAGCCGTCGGCCGAGGACGTCCTCGACGCCCTGCTTCCGCGGTACGTCGAGTCGCGGATCTACAACGCGCTTCTGCAGGCCGCCGCCTCCAAGCACGCCGCCACGCGCCGTGCGATGAAGTCGGCGACCGACAACGCGGAAGAGCTCATCAAGTCGCTCTCGCGGCTTGCCAACGCGGCCCGACAGGCCGAAATCACCCAGGAAATCAGCGAGATCGTCGGTGGTGCCAGTGCTCTGGCCGACGCGACCGCGGGGAGTGACTGA
- the atpB gene encoding F0F1 ATP synthase subunit A, which translates to MLAFDTECHLFIPGCGFEAPGLHSFVFDPLFKVGGYEFNKPMLLALLSTVVVVWFFWAAFGKAKVVPGKLQMIGEVGYDFVRRGLVYDALGKKEGEKYVPLMVSLFFFVWIMNIWSIIPVAQFPVTSIISFPIGLALIVYILWVYLTFKKHGFVGGWKNITGWDRSLGWVLPLIVVIEFFSNLLVRPFTHAVRLFANMFAGHLLIVMFTIATWYLANGLGFVYAGASFLMTIAMTAFELFIQAIQAYVFVLLACNYVQGALAEKH; encoded by the coding sequence ATGCTCGCCTTCGACACGGAGTGCCACCTCTTTATTCCGGGGTGTGGCTTCGAGGCCCCGGGTCTTCATTCGTTCGTATTCGACCCGCTCTTCAAAGTCGGCGGCTACGAGTTCAATAAGCCGATGCTGCTGGCCCTGCTCAGCACGGTCGTCGTGGTGTGGTTCTTCTGGGCCGCATTCGGCAAGGCCAAGGTGGTCCCCGGAAAGCTGCAGATGATCGGCGAGGTCGGCTACGACTTCGTGCGCCGCGGCCTCGTCTATGACGCGCTGGGCAAGAAGGAGGGCGAGAAATACGTCCCCCTCATGGTCTCGCTGTTCTTCTTCGTGTGGATCATGAACATCTGGTCGATCATTCCGGTCGCCCAGTTCCCGGTGACGTCGATCATCTCGTTCCCCATCGGGCTCGCCCTGATCGTCTACATCCTGTGGGTGTACCTGACGTTCAAGAAGCACGGCTTCGTCGGCGGGTGGAAGAACATCACCGGCTGGGACCGGTCGCTCGGCTGGGTCCTGCCGCTCATCGTCGTGATCGAGTTCTTCTCGAACCTGCTCGTGCGGCCCTTCACCCACGCCGTCCGGCTCTTCGCGAACATGTTCGCCGGCCACCTGCTGATCGTGATGTTCACCATCGCCACCTGGTACCTGGCGAACGGCCTCGGCTTCGTCTACGCCGGTGCCTCGTTCCTGATGACCATCGCGATGACGGCCTTCGAGCTCTTCATCCAGGCGATCCAGGCGTACGTCTTCGTGCTCCTGGCCTGCAACTACGTCCAGGGCGCGCTCGCCGAGAAGCACTGA
- the atpD gene encoding F0F1 ATP synthase subunit beta, with product MTTTVETATATGRVARVIGPVVDVEFPVDAMPDIYNALTVEVADPAEQGKLKTLTLEVAQHLGDGLVRAISMQPTDGLVRQATVTNTGTGITVPVGDITKGKVFNTLGEILNKPEAASEVTERWAIHRKAPTFDQLESKTEMFETGVKVIDLLTPYVKGGKIGLFGGAGVGKTVLIQEMIYRVANNHDGVSVFAGVGERTREGNDLIEEMTDSGVIDKTALVFGQMDEPPGTRLRVALAGLTMAEYFRDVQKQDVLFFIDNIFRYTQAGSEVSTLLGRMPSAVGYQPNLADEMGLLQERITSTRGHSITSMQAIYVPADDLTDPAPATTFAHLDATTVLSRPISEKGIYPAVDPLDSTSRILDPRYITQEHYDCASRVKTILQKYKDLQDIIAILGIDELGEEDKLTVHRARRIERFLSQNTHVAKQFTGVDGSDVSLDESITAFNAIADGDYDHFPEQAFFMCGGIEDLKANAKELGVS from the coding sequence ATGACCACCACTGTTGAAACGGCCACGGCAACGGGCCGCGTCGCCCGGGTCATCGGCCCGGTCGTCGACGTGGAGTTCCCCGTCGACGCGATGCCTGACATCTACAACGCGCTGACCGTCGAGGTCGCCGACCCGGCCGAGCAGGGCAAGCTCAAGACCCTGACCCTCGAGGTCGCCCAGCACCTGGGCGACGGCCTGGTCCGTGCGATCTCCATGCAGCCCACCGACGGTCTGGTCCGCCAGGCCACGGTGACGAACACCGGCACCGGGATCACCGTCCCCGTCGGTGACATCACCAAGGGCAAGGTGTTCAACACCCTCGGCGAGATCCTGAACAAGCCGGAGGCGGCGTCCGAGGTCACCGAGCGCTGGGCGATCCACCGCAAGGCCCCGACCTTCGACCAGCTCGAGTCCAAGACCGAGATGTTCGAGACCGGCGTCAAGGTCATCGACCTGCTCACCCCGTACGTCAAGGGCGGCAAGATCGGTCTGTTCGGTGGTGCCGGTGTCGGCAAGACCGTTCTGATCCAGGAAATGATCTACCGCGTGGCCAACAACCACGACGGTGTGTCGGTGTTCGCCGGTGTCGGCGAGCGCACCCGTGAGGGCAACGACCTCATCGAGGAAATGACGGACTCCGGCGTCATCGACAAGACCGCGCTGGTCTTCGGTCAGATGGACGAGCCCCCGGGCACCCGTCTGCGCGTCGCCCTGGCCGGTCTGACCATGGCGGAGTACTTCCGCGATGTGCAGAAGCAGGACGTGCTCTTCTTCATCGACAACATCTTCCGCTACACCCAGGCGGGTTCCGAGGTCTCCACGCTGCTCGGCCGTATGCCGTCCGCGGTGGGTTACCAGCCGAACCTGGCGGACGAGATGGGTCTGCTGCAGGAGCGCATCACCTCGACCCGTGGTCACTCGATCACCTCGATGCAGGCGATCTACGTCCCCGCGGACGACCTGACCGACCCGGCGCCGGCCACCACCTTCGCCCACTTGGACGCGACCACCGTTCTGTCGCGTCCGATCTCGGAGAAGGGCATCTACCCGGCGGTCGACCCGCTGGACTCGACGTCCCGGATCCTGGACCCCCGCTACATCACGCAGGAGCACTACGACTGCGCCTCGCGCGTCAAGACGATCCTGCAGAAGTACAAGGACCTCCAGGACATCATCGCGATTCTGGGTATCGACGAGCTCGGCGAGGAGGACAAGCTCACCGTCCACCGCGCCCGTCGTATCGAGCGGTTCCTGTCGCAGAACACCCACGTGGCGAAGCAGTTCACCGGTGTCGACGGCTCGGACGTCTCGCTCGACGAGTCGATCACCGCGTTCAACGCGATCGCGGACGGTGACTACGACCACTTCCCCGAGCAGGCGTTCTTCATGTGCGGTGGCATCGAGGACCTGAAGGCCAATGCCAAGGAGCTGGGCGTCTCCTGA
- a CDS encoding F0F1 ATP synthase subunit delta, which produces MNGASREALASAREQFNALTDDTSVDAAKLAEELAAVTALLDREVSLRRVLTDPAQAAEARAELAGRLLGNQVGGPAVDLVSGMVRARWSGSRDLTDSLEELAYSADLVAAQRAGQLDDVEDELFRFGRIVSSNSELRGALTDRNATVAAKTELLSALLGGRANPVTERIVIRLVVQPRGRSLEAGLDALSKLAASRRDRMVAVVTSAVPLTEGQRQRLGASLAQLYGRQVHLNLDVDPEVLGGVQVRIGDEVINGTIAARLEEADRRMAG; this is translated from the coding sequence ATGAACGGAGCGAGCCGCGAGGCACTCGCCTCCGCACGCGAGCAGTTCAACGCGCTGACGGATGACACCTCCGTCGACGCCGCGAAGCTCGCCGAGGAGCTGGCTGCCGTCACCGCTCTGCTCGACCGCGAGGTGTCGCTGCGTCGGGTCCTGACCGACCCGGCGCAGGCCGCCGAGGCACGCGCCGAACTGGCCGGACGACTGCTGGGCAACCAGGTGGGCGGCCCGGCCGTCGACCTGGTGTCCGGCATGGTCCGCGCCCGCTGGTCGGGTTCGCGTGACCTGACCGACTCGCTCGAGGAGCTGGCCTACAGCGCCGACCTCGTCGCCGCGCAGCGGGCCGGCCAGCTCGACGACGTCGAGGACGAGCTCTTCCGGTTCGGCCGCATCGTCAGCTCCAACAGTGAGCTGCGCGGTGCGCTGACCGACCGGAACGCGACGGTCGCGGCCAAGACGGAGCTGCTGAGTGCGCTGCTGGGCGGCCGGGCCAACCCGGTCACCGAGCGCATCGTGATCCGTCTTGTCGTACAGCCGCGGGGCCGTAGCCTGGAAGCGGGGCTCGACGCCCTCTCCAAGCTGGCGGCGAGCCGCCGGGACCGGATGGTCGCGGTGGTCACCTCCGCGGTGCCCCTCACCGAAGGGCAGCGGCAGCGCCTGGGCGCTTCCCTGGCGCAGCTGTATGGACGGCAGGTCCACCTGAACCTCGACGTGGACCCCGAGGTCCTCGGCGGAGTCCAGGTCCGGATCGGCGACGAGGTCATCAACGGCACCATCGCGGCGCGCCTCGAAGAGGCGGACCGGCGGATGGCCGGCTGA